A single window of Vibrio sp. SCSIO 43137 DNA harbors:
- the moaE gene encoding molybdopterin synthase catalytic subunit MoaE, whose translation MSYSVSVISEDFSVADEYAQLAEGTSAGAVAMFSGKVRDMNLGDNVTGLTLEHYPGMTEKALSEICQQALERWPLLKVRVIHRIGDLDIGDQIVFVGVTSAHRGASFEACEFIMDYLKTKAPFWKKERTTEECRWVDSRDSDHKAASRWEK comes from the coding sequence ATGAGCTACTCTGTTTCGGTCATCAGTGAAGATTTTTCTGTCGCTGATGAGTATGCACAATTAGCTGAAGGTACCTCTGCCGGTGCTGTTGCTATGTTCTCCGGTAAAGTAAGGGATATGAATCTTGGCGATAATGTCACAGGACTCACTCTGGAGCACTATCCCGGTATGACAGAGAAAGCTTTGTCAGAGATTTGTCAGCAGGCGCTTGAGCGCTGGCCACTTCTTAAGGTGCGGGTTATCCATCGTATTGGTGATCTTGATATCGGTGACCAGATAGTTTTTGTTGGGGTGACCAGTGCACACAGGGGAGCTTCGTTTGAAGCCTGTGAGTTTATTATGGATTACCTTAAAACTAAGGCTCCGTTCTGGAAAAAAGAGCGCACTACTGAAGAGTGCAGATGGGTAGACTCCAGAGATTCAGACCATAAGGCGGCTTCCCGCTGGGAAAAATAA
- the moaD gene encoding molybdopterin synthase sulfur carrier subunit has product MIKVLFFAQTRELIGVDSVDVDAVYPTAEALRSELAAKGGKWELALESGKLLVAINQTISSLDTEISEGDEVAFFPPVTGG; this is encoded by the coding sequence ATGATTAAGGTACTGTTTTTTGCTCAGACTCGTGAGCTAATTGGGGTGGATAGTGTTGATGTTGACGCCGTTTATCCGACTGCCGAAGCGTTACGCTCAGAACTCGCAGCTAAAGGCGGCAAATGGGAACTGGCGTTAGAGTCTGGCAAGTTGCTGGTGGCAATCAACCAAACTATCTCTTCCCTTGATACAGAAATCAGCGAAGGGGACGAAGTTGCCTTTTTCCCGCCGGTAACAGGAGGCTAA
- the moaC gene encoding cyclic pyranopterin monophosphate synthase MoaC: MEQFTHINASGEANMVDVSAKQETVREARAEAYVHMSSETLNLIVSGSHHKGDVFATARIAGIQAAKRTWDLIPLCHPLLLSKVEVQLEAIESENKVRIESVCKLAGKTGVEMEALTAASVAALTIYDMCKAVQKDMVIGQVRLLEKQGGKSGHFKVES, encoded by the coding sequence ATGGAACAGTTTACTCATATTAATGCGTCTGGTGAGGCGAATATGGTGGATGTCTCTGCCAAGCAGGAGACTGTGCGTGAAGCGAGAGCAGAAGCGTATGTACATATGTCTTCAGAAACACTGAATCTGATTGTTTCAGGCAGCCACCATAAAGGTGATGTGTTTGCCACTGCGCGTATTGCTGGTATTCAGGCTGCAAAAAGAACCTGGGATCTTATCCCTCTTTGCCATCCTTTATTGCTCTCTAAGGTTGAAGTTCAGTTAGAAGCAATCGAGAGTGAAAACAAAGTAAGAATTGAATCTGTCTGCAAACTGGCAGGTAAAACCGGCGTTGAGATGGAAGCACTTACAGCGGCTTCTGTTGCTGCACTGACTATTTACGATATGTGTAAGGCTGTGCAGAAAGATATGGTTATCGGGCAGGTACGTCTGCTTGAAAAGCAGGGTGGCAAGTCAGGACACTTTAAGGTGGAATCATGA